AGCGCGCAGTCATGGTCTGCACAAGTTGTTTGTGTTGACAACACGGACGGCACATTGGTTCGTCGAGCAAGGCTTTGCCGAAGTCGAGGCCAGCGCGCTACCTGCATCGCGTCAAGAAAAATACCATAATGGTCGTAACTCTAAAGTCTTTCAAAAAACTCTTTAGATGCTCAATCTCTAGTCATAAAAAAGCCCTCATAATATTATGAGGGCTTTTTTATGATTTTATTTTTTAACACTATTCACTAGGGTGTGTACTAAGTATTATTTTACTTTTAATAGCTCAACCGTAAAGATAAGCGTGCTGTTAGGCTCGATACCTGCGTTACCCGCTTCGCCATAAGCAATATCTGATGGGATATAAAATTCGTATTTACCGCCCTCTTTCATCAGCTGTAGACCTTCTGTCCAGCCAGCGATGACTTGGTTCAACGGGAACTCAATTGGCTCACCGCGCTCATAAGAGCTATCAAATACCGTGCCATCGATTAACTTACCTTCGTAGTTTACTTCAACCACGTCAGTCGCTTTTGGTGATTTACCCGTACCTGCGGTGATAACTTTGTACTGTAAGCCAGAAGCCGTTTCTTTGACGCCTTCTTTTTTAGCGTTTTCTGCTAAGAATGCAGCGCCTTTGGTTTTGTTTTCTCCAGCTTTTGTTTCCATGTCTTTAACGAACTTTTCTTCTTGCTCTTTTTGATAAGTCGTCAATACTTCCTGCATTTGTTCTTGAGTCAATGCTGATTTATTGCCTTCATAACCATCACGGAAGCCTTTTTCAAAGGTATCAAGATTTAGGTCACCGACCGCTTCTTTGTTACCTTCAGCCATCATGAAGCCTAAGCTATAACCTACTTTTTCATTTGCTGAGCTTTGCTCGGTGATTGAAACGCTTTTAGCAGCGGTCTCTTGGTTACCGTTATTTGTGCTACAGCCTGTTACCAACAACATAGCACTAGCAAGTACACCAACGCTTAAAGTAGTGATTTTTTTCATAAAGTACTCTCAAATTGTAAGGATAGTGGCGAGATGTCACATGTTCCTATAATAACAAATCTTAGTTTTAGGAACCATGTTTGCCGTCAAATTATCGGGCGAATGTACAGTCTATGTTAATATTTCTCATCATAATAACAAGTTATCACACAAATACAGTAACACGTTAAGCTTTCTATCTTTAAATCCACTAATACATCAGCTAAGCTGAATTAGTTAAGGTGATAAGTAACCGAGTGTACGTCTTTATCATGGATGATTAACATTGGCAGTAAGGCAATTAACACGAGGGAAACCAACGTTTTTTGATAAGGTTTTTTGATAAGGTTTTTTGATAAGGTTATCTACTCAAAAATTATAATATCACCGCATAACTTACTTTAAAAATACTATTAATTATAACCATCTATGTATTGGTTTCGCTCAACAATAGCTGTACTGATGATATTGTTGAGTGGCTTTCGTATGATGATTAAAGGAGGATAAGATGAATCCAATGTACACATCTTTTAACGGTTATCTTGGTGGGCCTATCGGCTCTATTATTGGTGCTATTTTAATATTTATTATTGGTTGGCTAGTGGCACTGGGTATCGCGGCACTGGTTCGTAATGTATTATCTAGAGTCAATCTGAACCAACGTATGAACTCTTCAACGGGTAAGACCTACGATTTAGAAGGTATTATCTCTAAGATTGTATTTTGGTTCATCTTTATCATCGCGATTTCTGGGGCGCTGAATCAATTGAATTTGAACTCAATCTCGACACCGTTTGCAAATATGGTCAATCAAGTCCTAGCATTTATCCCTAATCTTATCGGCGCTATCGCTGTGGGTATTATTGGTTGGGTCTTGGCTACTGTTGCACGCACAGCTATCAACGCGGCATTGGCGAAAACGTCAATGGATGAGCGTTTAAGTGCTCAGGCAGGTGTAAAACCGATGAGTAGCACGATTGCCGATATGGTTTATTGGTTCATCTTGTTGGTTGTTTTGACAATGGTATTGGGTAAATTAGAGCTTGATGGTTTATTTGCTCCATTGACGAATATGGTTGATAAAATCTTTAGCTTTATCCCTAACATCCTCATTGCAGGTGTTGTCTTTGTCGTCGGTTATATCATTGCCAAAGTGGTGCGCGGCATTGTGACCAACCTTGTGTCTACTTTTAATGTTCAAGAATTGGCTACAAAAGCAGGCTTAAGCGAAAAAAACAGCTTGCCTAATATCGCTGGTTCACTGGCATTTTTAGTAGTGATCATTCCAACTATTATTGCTGCATTAAACGCATTAAAAATTGA
This region of Psychrobacter sp. JCM 18902 genomic DNA includes:
- a CDS encoding FKBP-type peptidyl-prolyl cis-trans isomerase; translation: MKKITTLSVGVLASAMLLVTGCSTNNGNQETAAKSVSITEQSSANEKVGYSLGFMMAEGNKEAVGDLNLDTFEKGFRDGYEGNKSALTQEQMQEVLTTYQKEQEEKFVKDMETKAGENKTKGAAFLAENAKKEGVKETASGLQYKVITAGTGKSPKATDVVEVNYEGKLIDGTVFDSSYERGEPIEFPLNQVIAGWTEGLQLMKEGGKYEFYIPSDIAYGEAGNAGIEPNSTLIFTVELLKVK